ATCGATGCGTACGGAGGAATTACCCAACGCTATCTCGACTGAAAACGTGCGATCGCTGGCTCAGCGCTGTTCCATTTTCTGTTGCCCCGGAGAAAGGTTAGCTTCAAACGCCGCCGGAAGTGATGCGATTTTGCTTTTCGGGAGATGATAGTGACAGCCATCCTTAACCGTTTCGTCAGCGAAGCCGTATCGCGGCTGAGAACGACTGTCACTACCTTCGCCAAACAATCTCCGTTCCACACCTCTTGCCTCTACCAATCGTATGTCTCTCTTCACTCTTCCCACTTCCACCCTCCCCGCTGCGATCGGCTACTCGATGCCTGCCGAGTGGGAGCGACATGCTTCGACGTGGCTCGCGTGGCCGCATAAACTGGAAAGCTGGCCGGGAAGATTTGAGTTGATCCCGCCGATTTTTGCCCGGTTCGTCAAGACGCTTGCGCGATTCGAGCGCGTCAACGTGCTGGCCGGCGGGACAGCGGTAATGGCCAAGGCTCAAGGCATGGTCGGCGACGTGCCGAACGTCACACTTCACGATATTCCCACCAACGACGCCTGGGTTCGCGATCACGGCCCCACCTTTCTCGTCGGCCTCGACCAATTGCCGCCGGCGCTCGTCGATTGGCAATACAACGCCTGGGGCGGTAAGTATCCGCCGTTTGATTTGGACAACGATGTGCCTCGTCGGATTGCCGAAGTCACCGATCGGCAGCGATTCTCGCCAGGGATTGTCCTGGAAGGGGGCGCGATCGACACGAATGGCCGCGGCACATTTCTCACCACCGAGCAGTGCCTGCTCAACCCAAATCGCAACCCCAAACTGAGTCGCACCGACATCGAGCAATACCTGGCCGGCTATCTCGGCGCAAAAAAAATTCTTTGGCTGGGCGAAGGAATCGAAGGGGACGACACCGACGGCCATATCGACGAATTGGCTCGCTTTGTCGGCCCTCGAACCGTGGTGGCCGTCGTCGAAGAGGATCCTGCCGATGCCAATTACCGCCCGCTACAAGACAATTACAAGCGACTGCAGCACATGACCGATGAAGACGATCGTCCGCTGGAAATCGTTCCGCTCCCAATGCCGCGGCCGATGCACTACGAAGGCCAGCGCATCCCTGGCAGCTATTGCAACTTTTATCTTGCCAACGGCGTCGCAGTCGTGCCGGAATTCGGCGATCCGTCCGATGCGCGAGTGAACGAGACGCTCGCCAAATTGCTGCCCGATCGAGAAATTGTGGCGATCCCTGCGCGAGACCTGTTCTGGGGACTCGGCGCATTTCATTGCTTGACGCAACAAGAACCAGCTTAGGGTTCGCGGCGTTGGTCCTCCGCGAATGAGCGCTAGAATCAGCGGACGAGCGGCCCGAGTAATTTTGCGGCCGGGATCGGCTCCGATGCCGGTTGATGGGGAATGGCTGGCGATGGCATCGACGGCGGGCTCGAAATCATACCTGCCGTCGGTGCGGTGGCGACGCTGATCGGCGCGACCGGTTGCACCCAGATCGAGCTATTCAGCCGTTCCTGTACCGACGGTGTGGTAAACGACAGATTGGTTTGAGCGGCCATTGGCAGCGCGGGCGATTTCAACGATTCGCCGAATTTTGCCAACTCGTCGCCAGGGCGCATCGCCAGGATATTGGGATCGTTGAATTGCGTTTCGCGAGTGACTCGGACGGTGCGCAGATCTTCTTTCTTCTTCCGCGAAAGCAATGGAAAGCGGAATTCGCCACCGGCAAACTGGGCCTTGTCGTAAATCGTGCCGCGCTGTGTCGGCCCGATGCCGAAGAGCCAACTGTTTTGTGCGCGGCTGGCGATCGTGTCGACTCCTGATTGCCACACGGGGCGTCCGGATTCGCGGTGATATGCAAAGACGGCGACTTTTGCCACCCCTTTCTGATCGGTGCGACGGGCCAATGCAATTTCCGGAGTCGCCGTGGGTACGCCCTGCACCGGCGCGACCGGCAAGTTGATCGCGGGAAGGCCGTAGAGAACGTCGTGCCGATCCGTGCCGACTGCGCCGGCCCGAGCTTCGATGATGAAATCGGCCTTTTCCTTGGTCGGTTCCATCACGCAACCGCTGGCCAGCATGTGTTGACGCAATGTGCTGATGAGATAATCCTTATCCGTGACCAGATTGAGATAGGACGTATCGAGGAATACGCTTTGGCCAGACATCGTCTTAAAGTCGATGCGGCTTACGGCCCGGTCGATGGCGTCGGAGACCAACATTTGCTCGGTTGCGGTGCGCGTAGTGTCGGTCCAGCGGGTCGTGCCACAACCGACAAGCCCGGTAACGAATATCACGACTGCAGCACAACGAAGCATGGTCGAGAACTTGAGCGGGCGCGGCTCATCAATGCCAACGCCGATACGCGATTTGTGCGATGAACTGAGCGAGAGTGCGACCCGCCGGGATAAGAAGGTTGGCGGAAATGCGAACTACTCGGTCAACGGTCGGCGGGAGTATAGCGAGAGTGCTGCAATGCCAAAACCCGAATTTGCCGCTGACGGTTTGCGTAAATTAAGCAAACTGAGAAGCATGGTTCGACAAGGGTGCGAAGGCGCTGGTGGCGTCGAAATCTTTTCTGAGGGTTTTGCACCGGTAAATAATCGTCACCACGCCTAAGCTTTTCAAACTGCGCAACTTCTCGCTCGGTGCTTTATGCGAGGCAAGTTTTCAGGCCGGCCCAGCGGCAACGGACGCCAAATTCTCGCTATTCTTCCCAAATATTGGCAAACTTTGTCGCCTAGATAGGGTTTGCCGATTTGGCGCAGTTTTCCTTCTTTTCCATGAGTTCGGCAAGTGACGGTAATTCTTGGCCCGATAGATAGTAAAGCTGAAAGGGCGCGGCCCGCACGAACCGCATGGTCGTCATAACCGGCAACGGTTTACCGAGTCTATTCCGCACTGAGTAAGTTAGGCCAATTTACGCCGCCATTGGCGCAATTCTTCGAGGGGGGATTTCACGATGCGCGTGAGAATGTGCTCGCTTTTGGCGTTCTACGCGGTGCTTGCTGCCAGTATTACCAAAGCAGCAGATCCGAATACTATCTACATCCAAGTTTCCGACAGCAACCTACCTCGGCTGCTTGCGAACCCGGTTGGCTCGGAAGAAGGACTGCCCGAGCAAGACCCGGCGGAAATAACCGAATCTCCACTGGACGACGACTTCGCCAGCGCGTATTCAGCCGATGCCGAATCGGTGCAGGCGTATCGGGCGGGAGCCGGGTCGGTTGATCCACCTGAATCTTCCTCGATCCCGCTACCAAAGCTACAGCCAGCATTGCCGGCGAATCGTTCGGCAGCCAGCGTGCAAGTGAACAAGCTTTCGCAAATCAGGACGCACGCTCAACAACATCCGACCCTTTCAGCGACACTTGCATCGTACAGCACGAAGTTCGCCTCGCCGCCATCACACCCGATGCCGCCGCGTGAGGCAAGCTCGCGTATCAGTCAAAGCGCTGCCGAACGATATTGGCGAGAGCCGAAACGAAGTGCGCCAGCCCGCAGTTTTTCTGGTGCATTGGCCAGTGCCCGTCAAGCCGGCCCAATGGGTTCGAGCGCGCCGGAATCGGTCGCGCCTGATAGCGCGATGCCAAGCGAACACGCCGATTTGGAGTGGCGCGATTGCGATTCGTCCTACGGCGATTTCTGTGGCCCGCAGTGGTCGCCTTGCTATAACTGCGGTGGCTGGTTCGGCAGTGTCGACTACTTACTGATGCGTCCGACATTCAGCGAAAACGCGGCCTACGTGAGGAGCACGGTGCAGCTCGATGCACAAGAGCGGCTCACCGAAACCGACACGGTCGTGCCGCGCGACTTTGGCTATAGCAGCGGCTTGCGAACGTCGCTGGGCTATCGCTTCCGCGATTGCGACGGCGAACTTCGGTTCACCTACTGGAATTACGACAACTGCGTAAATCAGGCGACTGAACGTGCACCGAGCGACGGTTCGGAAATTTTCTTCGGCCAATTGAACACGGCAACGCAGCTTCCCGGTCAGCGGCTGCTGGTCAGCAACGATCTGCGGTTTAATCTGTACGACATCGAGTACGCCAAGTGCTTGAGCTACGGCGGTTGCAGCCCGTGTGATCCATGTACCTGCTGCCAGCCTTGGTCGCTGAAGTATTTTGCCGGAGTGCGAATAGCGGACATCCACCGGCAAGATAATGGCCTGTTGCAGAATCGCGACGATTCGCTGGCGAGCGCTTGGTTCATCAACGGCGACTTCGTCGGGGCCGGGCCGCGCGTGGGTTTGGAGGGCCGGCGATTGTTCGGCGACGGGCGGCTCTCGCTATTTGCGCGGACGAATCTCTCGCTGTTGCTGGGCGGATGGAAGCTGGGCGAAACGCGTAAGACTCCGGCAATCGATGCCAGCGTGACCGAAAACTATTTCGACAGCCACACACGGTTGATTCCAGTGGCCGAAATCGACCTCGGAGGCAGTTATCAAATCTCGCGCAACATCAGCCTCTCTGCCGGCTATTTGTTTCAAGCCTGGTGGGATCTAGGCGCTTTCGAGCAGATCCATGGCAACGTGTTCTCAAGCCCGATCGACGATTCGAACATCATGGGGATCGACGGCCTGTTTGCCCGATTCGAGGTTTGCTTTTAGCAAGCGAATTCGATCTGAAGCAACAACGCAGTTCGCAGCCGCGGGCTGGCAACGACCGCGGCTGTTCGCGTTAACGTTTTTTCGCGCGGCGCACTTCTGATAGTCACGACGCCGCAAGCCACAGCATATTCATCAGTGCTGGATCTCATGAATATTGATTACGGACGGAAATCGCGATGTGAACGCCGCTGCGCGAAGTGCTAGCAGGTTGCCGAAAATTTTCGCAAATCGGTCTAGGGCTAGTGGCCATGTGCCGATAAGATTTCGCGGCTTTTGGACGGCTGTTTTTCGATTCAGGATT
This Pirellulales bacterium DNA region includes the following protein-coding sequences:
- a CDS encoding agmatine deiminase family protein, yielding MSLFTLPTSTLPAAIGYSMPAEWERHASTWLAWPHKLESWPGRFELIPPIFARFVKTLARFERVNVLAGGTAVMAKAQGMVGDVPNVTLHDIPTNDAWVRDHGPTFLVGLDQLPPALVDWQYNAWGGKYPPFDLDNDVPRRIAEVTDRQRFSPGIVLEGGAIDTNGRGTFLTTEQCLLNPNRNPKLSRTDIEQYLAGYLGAKKILWLGEGIEGDDTDGHIDELARFVGPRTVVAVVEEDPADANYRPLQDNYKRLQHMTDEDDRPLEIVPLPMPRPMHYEGQRIPGSYCNFYLANGVAVVPEFGDPSDARVNETLAKLLPDREIVAIPARDLFWGLGAFHCLTQQEPA